One Camelina sativa cultivar DH55 chromosome 3, Cs, whole genome shotgun sequence genomic window carries:
- the LOC104777575 gene encoding uncharacterized protein LOC104777575, translating to MKEQNKKSSTSSCNIHPVDFIEGVCPLCLNERLLVLASLQRLRPQSPSVSYQTIQESKTISSRKKPIILSSFLSFFELRHHDQKYDHQSTSIISPEDSYISINFENNRATSWEKGKESYQVEHCKASRDNQYEHVMLHTKKKEIIPQPTPRSLLTWRKRIRRFLSVISFKSRSRACHLSAKVKDEDDLRKSWLRPSLSPTNKNPPN from the exons ATgaaagaacagaacaaaaaaagctCAACATCTTCTTGTAACATCCACCCAGTAGATTTTATCGAAGGTGTATGTCCTCTCTGTCTTAACGAGAGGCTTCTCGTCCTGGCTTCTCTACAGAGATTACGTCCTCAATCTCCTTCTGTTTCCTACCAAACCATCCAAGAATCCAAAACAATTTCTTCTCGAAAGAAACCTATCATACTCTCCTCTTTCCTTAGCTTCTTCGAACTCCGACATCACGATCAGAAGTATGATCACCAAAGTACCTCTATTATCAGTCCAGAAG ATTCATACATTTCGATCAACTTCGAAAACAACCGAGCAACTTCATgggagaaaggaaaagaaagttATCAGGTTGAACACTGCAAGGCTTCACGGGATAATCAATATGAACATGTCATGCTCCacacaaagaagaaggagattatTCCTCAGCCTACGCCACGTTCTCTACTGACGTGGAGGAAGCGAATTCGCCGGTTCTTGAGTGTTATCAGTTTCAAGAGCCGGTCTAGAGCATGCCATTTGTCTGCCAAGGTTAAAGATGAAGACGACTTGAGAAAAAGTTGGCTAAGGCCTTCTTTGTCCCCCACCAACAAGAACCCCCCAAATTAA